From Mauremys mutica isolate MM-2020 ecotype Southern chromosome 17, ASM2049712v1, whole genome shotgun sequence, one genomic window encodes:
- the LOC123351503 gene encoding keratinocyte proline-rich protein-like gives MSLHQDQQQCKQGITLPPALCKAKPKECPELVPCPEPVKCPEPIPCCPEKPPCKEPPVQVPTPCPKPIPCPQEKQQCKLPPVPVPLPLPEPIPCSPEKPPCKEPQVLFPLPHPEPIPCPQQKQQCKELPVPVPLPLPEPIPCSPEKPPCKEPPVQVPTPCPKPIPCPQEKQQCKLPPVPVPTPCPEPIPCSPEKPPCKEPPFPVPLPHPEPIPYCPEKPPCKEPQVLFPLPHPEPLPCPQQKQQCKELPVPVPTPCPEPIPCSPEKPPCKEPPVPVPTPCPEPVKCPPCVKTCPPIEQQQCKQQCQLPPNWK, from the coding sequence ATGTCTCTTCACCAAGACCAGCAGCAATGCAAGCAAGGCATCACCCTGCCACCGGCACTCTGTAAGGCAAAGCCGAAAGAGTGCCCGGAACTTGTGCCGTGTCCAGAGCCGGTGAAATGCCCTGAGCCAATACCATGTTGCCCAGAGAAGCCGCCGTGCAAGGAACCACCAGTCCAAGTTCCTACTCCATGCCCCAAGCCAATACCGTGTCCTCAGGagaagcagcagtgcaagctgccACCAGTCCCCGTTCCTCTTCCACTCCCTGAGCCAATACCATGCTCTCCAGAGAAGCCGCCATGCAAGGAACCACAAGTCCTATTTCCTCTTCCACACCCTGAGCCAATACCATGTCCTCAACAGAAGCAGCAGTGCAAGGAACTGCCAGTCCCAGTTCCTCTTCCACTCCCTGAGCCAATACCATGCTCTCCAGAGAAGCCGCCATGCAAGGAACCACCAGTCCAAGTTCCTACTCCATGCCCCAAGCCAATACCGTGTCCTCAGGAGAAGCAGCAGTGCAAGTTGCCACCAGTCCCAGTTCCTACTCCATGCCCTGAGCCAATACCATGTTCTCCAGAGAAGCCACCATGCAAGGAACCACCATTCCCCGTTCCTCTTCCACACCCTGAGCCAATACCTTATTGTCCAGAGAAGCCGCCATGCAAGGAACCACAAGTCCTATTTCCTCTTCCACACCCCGAGCCATTACCATGTCCTCAACAGAAGCAGCAGTGCAAGGAACTGCCAGTCCCAGTTCCTACTCCATGCCCCGAGCCAATACCTTGTTCTCCAGAGAAGCCACCATGCAAGGAACCACCAGTTCCAGTTCCTACTCCATGCCCTGAGCCAGTGAAATGCCCACCTTGTGTGAAGACGTGCCCACCCATTGAACAGCAACAATGCAAGCAGCAATGCCAGTTGCCACCCAATTGGAAGTAA